In Carassius carassius chromosome 46, fCarCar2.1, whole genome shotgun sequence, the following proteins share a genomic window:
- the LOC132129342 gene encoding lens fiber major intrinsic protein-like, whose product MWEFRSMSFWRAVFAEFYGTMFFVFFGLGSALRWTTGPHNVLQVAFCFGLAAATLIQSIGHISGGHINPAVTFAYLISSQMSLFRAFFYICAQCFGALAGAGVLYAVTPTNMRGNLGLNTLQPGISLGMATTIEIFLTLQLVVVVFAVTDERRNGRLGSAALSIGFSVLVGHLLGMYYTGAGMNPARSFAPAVLFRNFINHWVYWVGPMIGGAMGALLYDFMLFPRMRGLSERLDVLKGNRPPEAEAQQDTRGEPFELKTQAL is encoded by the exons ATGTGGGAGTTCCGGTCCATGTCTTTTTGGCGGGCTGTGTTTGCAGAGTTCTATGGCACcatgttctttgtgttttttggCCTGGGATCAGCTCTGCGTTGGACCACTGGACCACATAACGTGCTCCAAGTGGCCTTTTGCTTCGGTCTGGCAGCTGCCACACTTATCCAGTCCATCGGCCACATCAGTGGTGGCCACATCAACCCAGCTGTCACATTCGCTTACCTGATTAGCTCCCAGATGTCACTGTTTCGTGCTTTCTTCTACATCTGTGCTCAGTGCTTTGGAGCGCTAGCTGGAGCCGGTGTGCTGTATGCGGTCACGCCAACCAATATGAGAGGCAATCTTGGCCTGAACACG CTTCAGCCAGGCATCAGTCTGGGAATGGCCACCACCATAGAGATATTTCTGACTCTGCAACTCGTGGTTGTGGTCTTCGCTGTGACAGATGAGAGGCGAAATGGACGACTGGGGTCTGCTGCCCTGTCCATTGGCTTCTCAGTGCTTGTGGGCCACCTGCTGGGG ATGTATTACACTGGAGCTGGAATGAACCCTGCAAGGTCTTTTGCCCCTGCTGTGCTTTTTAGGAACTTTATTAATCATTGG GTGTACTGGGTGGGTCCTATGATCGGCGGTGCTATGGGCGCTCTGCTCTATGACTTCATGCTCTTTCCCCGGATGCGTGGCCTGTCCGAGCGACTGGATGTGCTCAAGGGCAACCGACCTCCTGAGGCTGAAGCCCAGCAGGACACCCGAGGGGAGCCGTTTGAGCTCAAAACACAAGCCTTATAA